A stretch of Synechococcus sp. WH 8020 DNA encodes these proteins:
- the cobK gene encoding precorrin-6A reductase, with product MHRQTNRQGTVWLLAGTGDGPPLAAALISQGWRVHVSVVSDMAAHPYRGMAVEAIHVGALGGSQAISQWLQRIPVDWVVDATHPFALRISTQLHQSCQGSGQQLVRFERLREASGKAVVLGSIADLANQPLAGQRLLLALGARQLVEAAKVARQAGAIVFARVLPSPMSLVQAAAAGVSQEQLAVVRPLQGSEPGALEAALCRRWGITDVLCRQSGGATESLWENLSMEMGLGLWLLRRPVPMADVPVVHSLDQLLVHLNGTTP from the coding sequence GGCCCCCCTTTGGCTGCGGCTCTGATCTCCCAGGGCTGGCGGGTTCACGTCAGCGTTGTCAGTGACATGGCTGCCCATCCTTATCGGGGAATGGCTGTGGAAGCGATACACGTCGGTGCTCTGGGAGGTTCGCAGGCAATTTCGCAATGGCTGCAGAGGATTCCTGTGGATTGGGTTGTGGATGCCACGCACCCGTTTGCGCTGAGGATTAGTACTCAGTTGCACCAGTCTTGTCAGGGCTCTGGCCAGCAACTGGTGCGGTTCGAACGCCTGAGGGAGGCGTCGGGCAAGGCCGTTGTGCTCGGCTCCATCGCTGACCTTGCCAATCAGCCCCTAGCAGGACAACGACTTCTTCTGGCCCTCGGTGCCCGCCAGTTGGTTGAGGCCGCGAAGGTCGCTCGACAAGCAGGGGCCATCGTTTTTGCAAGGGTTCTGCCGTCGCCGATGTCTCTGGTCCAGGCAGCAGCAGCGGGTGTTTCACAGGAACAACTCGCAGTGGTACGACCCCTTCAGGGTTCCGAGCCAGGAGCACTGGAAGCTGCACTTTGCAGGCGCTGGGGCATTACGGACGTGCTTTGTAGGCAGTCGGGGGGAGCGACTGAGTCGCTCTGGGAGAATCTTTCGATGGAGATGGGGCTTGGGTTATGGCTTCTGCGCCGACCAGTTCCCATGGCTGACGTTCCTGTTGTGCATAGCTTGGACCAGCTTCTGGTGCACCTGAATGGCACAACACCCTGA
- a CDS encoding adenylosuccinate synthase: MRLRAADSLANVVVIGAQWGDEGKGKITDLLSRSADVVVRYQGGVNAGHTIVVDGRVLKLHLIPSGILYPDTTCLIGSGTVIDPKVMLGELDMLISNGIDISGLQLASTAHVTMPYHRLLDLAMEKQRGERKIGTTGRGIGPTYADKSQRSGIRVLDLLDEARLRDRLEGPLSEKNQLLETIYGEKPLDAEEIIREYLAYGKRLAPHVVDCTRAIHEAASDRKNILFEGAQGTLLDLDHGTYPYVTSSNPVSGGACIGAGVGPTLIDRVIGVAKAYTTRVGEGPFPTELSGSLNDQLCDRGGEFGTTTGRRRRCGWFDGVIGRYAVQVNGLDCLAITKLDVLDEMDEIKVSVAYELNGERIDYFPSSSEDFARCKPIFETLPGWQCSTAECRRLEDLPAPAMDYLRFLADLMDVPIAIVSLGASRDQTIVVEDPIHGPKRALLSA, translated from the coding sequence GGAGGCGTTAACGCCGGCCACACCATCGTGGTGGATGGTCGAGTTCTCAAACTTCACCTAATCCCTTCTGGAATCCTCTACCCAGACACCACTTGCCTGATCGGCTCCGGAACCGTGATTGATCCCAAGGTGATGCTTGGGGAACTCGACATGCTGATCTCCAACGGGATCGACATTTCAGGCCTGCAGCTGGCATCAACGGCACACGTCACGATGCCCTACCACCGCCTCTTGGATCTGGCGATGGAAAAGCAACGCGGTGAACGCAAAATCGGCACCACCGGTCGCGGCATCGGCCCCACCTATGCCGATAAGTCTCAACGCAGTGGCATTCGCGTCTTAGACCTCCTCGACGAAGCTCGACTTCGGGATCGGCTGGAAGGGCCGCTGAGCGAGAAAAATCAATTACTTGAAACCATCTATGGCGAAAAGCCACTGGATGCTGAAGAGATCATCCGTGAATATCTGGCTTACGGAAAACGCTTAGCCCCTCATGTGGTGGATTGCACCCGCGCCATTCATGAAGCCGCAAGCGACCGCAAGAACATTTTGTTTGAGGGAGCTCAAGGAACTCTGCTGGATCTCGATCACGGCACCTATCCCTACGTGACCTCCTCCAACCCGGTGTCAGGAGGTGCCTGCATTGGGGCAGGTGTGGGCCCAACCCTGATCGACAGAGTGATTGGGGTCGCCAAGGCCTACACCACTCGGGTTGGGGAAGGTCCCTTCCCTACAGAGCTTTCAGGAAGTTTGAACGACCAGCTGTGTGATCGAGGCGGGGAATTTGGAACGACCACGGGGCGCCGTCGCCGCTGTGGCTGGTTTGATGGCGTCATTGGGCGCTACGCCGTTCAAGTCAATGGACTGGATTGCCTTGCAATCACCAAGCTCGATGTCCTGGACGAAATGGATGAGATCAAAGTGTCCGTTGCCTACGAGCTCAATGGCGAACGCATCGATTACTTCCCCAGTAGCTCCGAAGATTTCGCTCGCTGCAAACCAATCTTTGAGACCCTCCCAGGTTGGCAATGTTCCACAGCTGAATGCCGTCGACTCGAAGACCTTCCTGCTCCGGCGATGGACTATCTGCGCTTCCTCGCTGACTTAATGGACGTTCCGATTGCGATTGTTTCCCTCGGGGCCAGTCGAGACCAAACAATCGTGGTGGAGGATCCGATCCATGGCCCGAAGCGCGCGCTCCTCAGCGCCTGA
- a CDS encoding adenosine kinase, with protein MSSTPRFSTTSSLDVVGIGNAIVDVLVQTEDQFLTDHNLTKGSMALVDEEQAKILYEASGAGLETSGGSAANTLAGLAQLGSKAGFIGRVRDDQLGTIFTHDIRAVGTRFETPAAVTGASTARCLILVTSDAERTMCTYLGASTQLDPDDLDLSMVRDTKILYLEGYLWDSPEAKKAFITAAEACRASGGQVALSLSDGFCVDRHRDSFLELVDGHVDVLFANEDEIKSLYGAADFESALEQVKGRCSVAVLTRSAQGSVVLCGDQRWEIPSYKLGDLVDTTGAGDLYAGGFLHGYTQDLPLDVCGKMGSICAGQVVTQLGPRSKVSLPDLIAKHLD; from the coding sequence ATGTCCTCCACTCCCCGGTTCAGCACTACCAGTTCTCTCGACGTGGTGGGCATCGGTAATGCCATCGTCGATGTCTTGGTTCAAACCGAGGACCAGTTTCTAACCGATCACAACCTCACCAAGGGCAGCATGGCCCTCGTTGACGAAGAACAAGCCAAAATCCTTTACGAGGCGAGCGGTGCAGGTCTCGAAACCTCTGGAGGTTCAGCCGCCAACACACTGGCCGGACTCGCTCAGCTCGGAAGCAAGGCTGGTTTCATCGGTCGTGTGCGTGACGACCAACTCGGAACCATCTTTACCCACGACATCCGCGCCGTAGGGACCCGTTTCGAGACACCGGCAGCCGTGACCGGTGCGAGCACGGCCCGTTGCCTCATTCTCGTCACTTCGGATGCCGAACGCACGATGTGCACCTACCTCGGTGCCTCGACTCAACTGGACCCTGATGATCTCGACCTCTCGATGGTTCGCGACACCAAAATCCTGTATCTCGAGGGCTACCTCTGGGATAGTCCAGAAGCAAAAAAAGCCTTCATCACAGCGGCTGAAGCCTGCAGAGCAAGCGGCGGACAAGTCGCCCTCTCCCTCTCTGACGGCTTCTGCGTTGACCGTCACCGTGACAGCTTTCTCGAGCTTGTCGATGGACATGTTGACGTGCTGTTCGCCAATGAGGATGAGATCAAATCGCTCTACGGAGCAGCAGATTTCGAGAGCGCGCTTGAGCAAGTGAAAGGTCGCTGCAGCGTGGCCGTCCTGACCCGCAGTGCCCAAGGGTCTGTCGTTCTTTGCGGTGATCAGAGGTGGGAAATCCCCTCCTACAAGCTCGGCGATCTCGTCGATACCACTGGAGCAGGAGATCTCTATGCGGGTGGCTTCCTGCATGGCTACACCCAAGACCTTCCCTTGGATGTCTGCGGGAAAATGGGGTCAATCTGCGCCGGACAGGTTGTGACCCAATTAGGACCTCGTTCCAAGGTTTCATTGCCAGACCTCATTGCTAAGCATCTGGATTGA
- the cutA gene encoding divalent-cation tolerance protein CutA: MAQHPDALWLVLTTEADQERADSLAQTLISRELAACVSLQAIQSCYRWKGVVEEAKEVQLLIKTTATGLNALLGAIEALHSYDTPEILHWQAQSSHAYGAWAAASINPDA, from the coding sequence ATGGCACAACACCCTGATGCTTTGTGGTTGGTCTTGACGACGGAGGCTGATCAAGAGAGAGCTGATTCACTTGCTCAGACGCTGATCAGCCGTGAGCTTGCCGCATGCGTGAGCCTTCAGGCGATTCAGTCTTGCTACCGCTGGAAAGGCGTGGTTGAAGAGGCCAAGGAAGTGCAGCTTTTGATCAAGACCACTGCAACGGGATTGAACGCGTTGCTTGGAGCTATTGAGGCACTCCACAGCTACGACACCCCCGAGATTCTTCATTGGCAGGCTCAGTCATCGCACGCCTATGGCGCTTGGGCCGCGGCGTCTATCAATCCAGATGCTTAG